The window CAACCATCCCTGATGGCTAGATTTAAGATACTGATGATATTCAGAATTATCATCCAGCATCTTTTTCTTTTGCAGTCTTTCATATTCTTTTTCCTGTAAGATTCTTGTCTCTTTAATTGCCTTTTCTTTCTCCTTGATCTGATCATCCGTATCAGTACTGTTCATTTTATTCTTTCCATCCCTGTACTCCATCCTCAATTCGCTGTTTTTCAGATTATTCAGAGTACCATCAAAGAATACTCCGAATTCCAGATACAGCTCATCTAGAGGAGTTTTAGGATTGCCCGTGTTGTATACAAAAGTTTTTCCCATAGTTTTGTTTTTAGAAAACCTCTACTTTATCAGTCTTTATAAAGGCTTCTTTACCATTTTCACCTCTTAGCTTTATTGTGAAATAGCTGTTAGCCTCATTAACCTTAACGATAATGTCCGCCTTAGTTGAATCAGGATCATCACCAAACACTGCTTTAAAAGCTTCCAAACCTGAGTTTTCATTCAGGTCACAATGAGCACCGTACATTTTATGATCCGCTCCTATATAGTCAAAAACAATCCTTACCGGGATGGCTCTTTGTTCATTTATAGCCAATATATTTTTTGCCGTGTCAAATTGTTCTTTTTCTCCATTCATTGTAGATATCTTAACATTGACTAATGAATTGAGCTTGGCATTTTCCGGCAGCTCGAAAACAGGTTTCCAGCTGTATCGGATTCTATAAGTATCCCATAAACCAAATGGAATAGCTTTTCCTTTATTTTTTTCTCTTACCTCTGCAGGAATAACCTTACCATTATTAAATACATCATCAAGGTAATCTTTCCTCCAGAAACGGTTCTGATGGCTATCCAACTGGGCAATTTCCGATTCCGGAATGGTTACTTTTTTAGCCTGATACCTTCCTACTTCCTTCTGAACTCCAACGCCTGCTATCCAAACTACGACTACACCTCCGGGAGCCATTCCAACGCCAATTTCATCATAATTTAAATGCTCTGTCTCACCACTTCCATTTGTCACTTTTGTTTCATACCCTTTACTGAAGTATTCTTTAATTTTAGCAGTATCAATGGTAGTATCAATCATATAAAACTGATTTTCCATATAAGATATCCATACAAAATCCAGTCGGGAAGGAAGACTTTTAAAACCATTTCCCATCCCATGGTTGATTGAGCCCCAGGTGCCATTTCCAGGGATCACCCCAAAGCCTAAACTTACCCATTCTCCACCTTCACATTCTATCCCTCCTTTATATACTTCCATCGGATATCCCAGAGGAGCAGAAGTTCCTTCAGTCCATTCATATTTTGTCATAGTTTCAGTTTTTTTAGGAGCTTTTTTTTCCTGACACGATATCTGGGTAAAAAATAAAAAGCTTAATAGATATTTTAATATTTTATTCATTCTTACAATCTTATAAAGTAATTATGTCCTCTATTGCCATACATAATTAATTCTTACACAACAATTTCTGTTTTCAAGAGCATAATCGGGGAACTATAATCAACAGGATCACGGATATGATGATAAAACCTATCCCCCCTGAATAGATACCGAATACTGTAAAATCACCTATTCCTTTTTTCTTCTTCTGAGCTGCTATTATAAATGGCAGAAAAAACAATACGGGCAGAAAAGCACCGCAGAGCCACACAGCCAGCCAGCCGCAATCACCGTCACCATACCCGTTAAGATCCATAACACTTAATGTAATGATACCAGTGAGGATGACAAAAACTACAGATAAGAACAGAGCAATAAGTCCTTTTTTCAACATAAACTTATCCTTTATTCACTTTGGCATCTATTTTCCCTAACATTTTAGCCACTCCCGAGCTTTGTAACAAAATGTCGCCATTCTTTGCTTTGTGAGTGGTTGTGGAAGTAGTTTCTTTTAAATCACCCGTTACATTGATGGTTTTATTTTCATTAATGGTCTGCTTATAATTTTTGGAAGTAAATTTATGATTGTTAATGATAGTAACAGCATTATCATTCCCAACGCTTGTCTTCATATCTTTACCAACATTGATGGTAAGATTTTCTCCTGCATTAAAAGTCATATTCTTCGGTGCAGTTACTATAATATTCCCTGCTCCATCCATAAAATAGGTATTTCCGCTCGGGTCAAGAATCGTTACGCTTTTCTCATCATCATTCATCAGTACTTTGATTCCGCTTTTGGTCTGGATAGATCGCATATGATTGTTGATCCCGCCACCCAGAGCTGTTCCTCCATGGAACATTCCTCCCATTACGAAAGGGCGATCCGGATGGTTATGAACAAAACCTACCATCACCTGATCTCCTACTTCGGGAATGGCAACATAGCCTCTGTTCTGGGTAACCTGGCCTGTTCCTCCTGCATCAGGGGTCATCATCCGTATAAAATTGGTAGTATCATGCAACTGCCAGTCAAATTTTACGGTAATTCTTCCCTGATTCAACGGGTCCGTATTGGAGATCACAGTAGCGATCTGCGGCTGTGCAATAGGAACAGTAAAATCCGGTGTAGGAATATATCCTGTATCAGAAGCAATGGCTTCAAACCTTCCGGAATAATGTCCCAAAGCATCTACTTCGTGAAGCACTTCTGTCATCATGAGT of the Chryseobacterium capnotolerans genome contains:
- a CDS encoding DUF2931 family protein, whose product is MNKILKYLLSFLFFTQISCQEKKAPKKTETMTKYEWTEGTSAPLGYPMEVYKGGIECEGGEWVSLGFGVIPGNGTWGSINHGMGNGFKSLPSRLDFVWISYMENQFYMIDTTIDTAKIKEYFSKGYETKVTNGSGETEHLNYDEIGVGMAPGGVVVVWIAGVGVQKEVGRYQAKKVTIPESEIAQLDSHQNRFWRKDYLDDVFNNGKVIPAEVREKNKGKAIPFGLWDTYRIRYSWKPVFELPENAKLNSLVNVKISTMNGEKEQFDTAKNILAINEQRAIPVRIVFDYIGADHKMYGAHCDLNENSGLEAFKAVFGDDPDSTKADIIVKVNEANSYFTIKLRGENGKEAFIKTDKVEVF